A single Venturia canescens isolate UGA chromosome 1, ASM1945775v1, whole genome shotgun sequence DNA region contains:
- the LOC122419442 gene encoding tektin-2, which produces MAKSVPVFEKPTAHLGLPDWYAKQWELQKAADVRRSDAFDLRHAARIIRDETKIRTEWDTYMNNTRLADRITEISRWHAILESLLKRIAFETGILRDEKADAEKNLEVLNIPLHITAQCISMRDCRRGTELTYDEPDKELKKELCVIENVRKLITESVQAAWQKLNRLEEVRFKVNLDLEDKVESIEIEKENLQLSRNSASISYKPDALRVVKGCIPYETWLEHCRYTRLLADNELSDTYNFRESMHVTRERASNDIRAQQDFTDFTLRKRIYQTQKARNELAWQKQKIQNEMELLMKELPKLEDALRNKIDAIKCVETRLENRTYRPGFELCRDEIEFGLKDEVLQLRQTKEDLTSRINSTRAAYNDLETLLVRIDRNLEDKEHSLMTDIKCLDLRSALKTGDRAKLPNETDRNIVLTKMEHEIPPES; this is translated from the exons ATGGCCAAATCCGTTCCTGTGTTCGAAAAACCTACAGCTCATCTAG GTCTGCCCGACTGGTACGCCAAGCAATGGGAGCTACAAAAAGCTGCCGATGTGCGGAGATCGGACGCTTTCGACTTACGACATGCGGCCAGGATCATTCGCGACGAAACAAAAATCAGAACTGAATGGGATACTTACATGAATAATACGAGACTGGCGGACAG GATAACAGAAATATCGAGATGGCATGCAATTTTGGAAAGTTTACTGAAACGCATTGCTTTCGAAACTGGTATTTTACGGGACGAGAAAGCGGACGcggaaaaaaatctcgaagtTTTGAATATACCTTTGCATATAACAGCTCAGTGCATCTCGATGAGAGATTGCCGAAGGGGCACCGAGCTCACTTACGACGAACCTGACAAAGAACTCAAAAAGGAACTCTGTGTTATTGAAAATGTCAGGAAATTAATTACTGAAAG tgttcAGGCTGCCTGGCAAAAATTGAATCGACTAGAAGAAGTTCGTTTCAAAGTTAATCTTGATTTGGAAGACAAAGTCGAGTCAATTGAAatagaaaaggaaaatttacaGCTGAGCCGTAACTCTGCGAGTATCAGTTACAAACCTGATGCTTTGAGAGTCGTCAAGGG TTGCATTCCTTACGAAACTTGGCTGGAACACTGTCGATACACGAGATTATTGGCAGACAACGAACTCAGCGATACGTACAATTTTCGCGAGTCCATGCACGTGACACGAGAAAGAGCAAGCAATGATATAAGGGCCCAGCAAGATTTTACTGATTTTACATTGAGAAAGAGAATCTATCAAACTCAAAAAGCGAGGAACGAACTCGCCTGGCAAAAACAGAAG ATACAAAATGAAATGGAATTACTTATGAAAGAATTACCGAAATTGGAGGATGCATTGAGGAATAAAATCGACGCGATAAAGTGCGTCGAAACGAGATTGGAAAATCGAACGTATCGCCCAGGTTTTGAACTTTGTCGTGATGAAATTGAATTCGGATTAAAAGACGAAGTTCTTCAACTGCGACAAACTAAAGAAGATCTGACAAGTAGAATTAATTCTACGAG AGCTGCGTACAACGATCTGGAAACACTTTTAGTTCGCATCGATCGTAACTTGGAGGACAAGGAACACTCACTTATGACTGATATCAAGTGTCTGGACCTGAGATCTGCTTTGAAGACTGGCGATCGTGCCAAATTGCCAAATGAGACTGATCGTAATATCGTCCTCACTAAAATGGAACATGAAATACCTCCAGAATCATAG
- the LOC122406184 gene encoding myb-like protein X → MRRLGAKGGKRRKSETSSDAEANSEENGGGDGGTANESVDSSDTGDINNSKTTAKITPNNKKRSRPRSKRADDSGPVPVPNSDSHNKDDAEMGEEQTSIEPDTKPEVEKENGNERKNSAKKRKKDKSKTTAAAASTSQDNDNEYEVEKIVAHRTIKGRRQFLVRWKGYNKDSDTWEQEKDLNCPKLIENFLADEEDEREEERPSEENEKLENDNDNKNSTPIETTPTSKSKKTRKSVGKKDKDKQPQSTKKKEAQTNADAEEEEEDETKEFEVEKIIEVHFKKNKEREFLIRWKGFNSNDDTWEPEENLNCPELISKFMQKVEKAKSSEGRELRTNPSHTKRYTLTTHESGRRWSRRNVDKQRTTYYQCSE, encoded by the exons ATGCGCCGACTTGGAGCAAAAGGTGGTAAGCGAAGAAAATCCGAAACATCCAGCGACGCTGAGGCTAACTCTGAGGAAAATGGCGGTGGGGACGGAGGTACCGCTAACGAGAGCGTTGATTCATCCGATACCGGCGATATCAACAATAGCAAGACTACTGCTAAAATCACTcccaacaataaaaaaagatcgCGTCCACGGTCGAAACGAGCGGACGACTCGGGACCGGTACCAGTTCCCAATTCGGATTCTCACAATAAAGATGACGCAGAGATGGGCGAGGAACAAACGAGTATTGAGCCTGATACGAAACCCGAagtcgaaaaagaaaatggtAACGAGCGCAAAAATAGCGCGAAGAAGCGTAAAAAAGACAAATCGAAAACCACTGCCGCTGCTGCTTCAACCTCCCAGGATAACGATAATGAATACGAG GTAGAAAAAATCGTTGCTCACAGAACGATTAAGGGTAGACGACAGTTTCTGGTACGCTGGAAAGGATACAACAAGGATTCAGATACTTGGGAGCAGGAGAAGGATCTTAATTGTCCAAAATTGATTGAGAATTTCTTGGCGGATGAGGAAGATGAACGAGAAGAAGAACGTCCATCAGAGGAGAATGAGAAACTTGAAAACGACAATGACAATAAAAACTCGACTCCGATAGAAACCACTCCAACGTCTAAGTCTAAAAAAACTAGGAAGTCTGTTGGCAAAAAGGATAAAG aTAAGCAGCCTCagagtacaaaaaaaaaagaagcacaAACAAATGCAGAtgcagaagaagaagaagaagatgaaACGAAAGAGTTTGAAGTCGAGAAAATTATAGAAGTACATTTTAAGAAGAACAAGGAACGAGAATTTCTCATCAGATGGAAGGGTTTCAATTCGAATGATGACACGTGGGAACCCGAAGAGAATCTCAATTGTCCTGAACTAATATCCAAGTTCATGCAGAAGGTGGAAAAAGCCAAATCATCAGAAGGTCGCGAGCTCAGGACTAATCCGTCGCATACAAAACGTTATACTTTGACCACTCACGAAAGCGGTAGAAGATGGTCGCGTCGAAACGTGGACAAGCAACG GACCACATATTACCAGTGCAGTGAATAA